In the Arachis ipaensis cultivar K30076 chromosome B10, Araip1.1, whole genome shotgun sequence genome, one interval contains:
- the LOC110268482 gene encoding uncharacterized protein LOC110268482 translates to MAEPSAGMHCYESEELDSVASDDEDSQQAAFPQANPDALVRDVRLEVGMEFENLEQFKKAVRKFNINLGRSIFFPRVDSTRCKAICYEEDCPWQIYCAKRSFPLSFQVKNFVNKHTCSRVSKNKSADGKWVVEELEDKIRDHPDMSQRQVQDFFKKEFDVIVNERKIYRAMVKAKELIEGSEIAQYALLRDYANEIIRTNPGSTVRISTDYVEGTGYKFKQIYICLQGCKKGFTNGCRPFIGLDGTFLKGYYPGQLLTVIGHDANNHIYPIAYAVVECECKDSWKWFLELLQEDLGDAAINGINFMSDMQKVMLSILIVPGLIPAMREVNPGAHHRYCAMHIWQNFRKQWGDTELKLAMWRCAKATTTQEFKAVLDRIRRVNPHAWEYLNRIPPSQWSRSGFSEYPKSDNYTNNNCESFNSRIKKMRGKPIITMLEEIRVYMMSIIARNKKALVGYNGVIAPVQQSRLEKEKRESNKWRPFPTGDDPGNVYEVQCLPHKVMVDIGKRTCSCRFWQLTGLPCRHACAALAYQNRRPEEHAHNWLSMGAYNSTYQFVIQPVPSQEYWEHVDLPPVLPPVYKKQIGRPKSKRDKKNDAPKTPTPDPHRAPRKYGPITCKYCLKTGHNSRSCPKKKEAMAGSAGGQTSSQQPAAEDDEEEAARLEEMFWEETLEAVEAAEAAATQPPPETTPVRPPIAKRPPKKRKNVRRPPPTTQQPRPPPPIVSPTRPTTTSPPPPASDVPPTVTPQTMQAASQGITSRFMEFMPTPTVRVSTSRRWPQPAFRPPAKRGSTTAHLKEGSSGSSNSTPIP, encoded by the exons ATGGCTGAGCCAAGTGCAGGGATGCATTGTTACGAGTCTGAAGAGCTGGATTCTGTTGCAAGTGATGATGAAGACAGTCAGCAAGCAGCATTTCCTCAAGCTAATCCCGATGCTCTAGTGCGGGACGTAAGGCTGGAGGTTGGGATGGAATTTGAGAATCTAGAGCAGTTCAAAAAGGCAGTTAGGAAGTTCAACATCAACCTAGGGCGCAGCATATTCTTTCCTAGAGTTGATTCAACTAGGTGCAAAGCCATATGTTATGAGGAGGATTGCCCATGGCAGATATATTGTGCAAAACGGTCATTTCCATTAAGCTTCCAGGTGAAGAACTTTGTCAACAAACATACCTGCAGCAGAGTTAGTAAGAACAAATCTGCGGATGGTAAATGGGTTGTAGAAGAGCTTGAGGACAAGATCCGTGACCATCCAGACATGAGTCAAAGGCAGGTACAGGACTTTTTCAAGAAGGAGTTTGATGTGATTGTGAATGAGAGGAAGATATACCGTGCAATGGTGAAGGCGAAAGAACTAATAGAAGGATCGGAGATAGCTCAGTATGCACTTCTTCGGGATTATGCTAATGAGATAATAAGGACCAACCCTGGCTCAACCGTGAGGATTAGCACTGATTATGTCGAAGGGACTGGGTATAAATTCAAACAGATTTACATATGCTTGCAAGGTTGTAAGAAGGGCTTTACCAATGGCTGTAGGCCCTTTATCGGGTTAGATGGTACCTTTCTCAAGGGATACTACCCTGGGCAATTGTTGACTGTGATCGGTCACGATGCCAATAACCATATATACCCTATAGCCTATGCTGTGGTGGAGTGCGAATGCAAGGATAGTTGGAAGTGGTTTCTTGAACTTCTCcaagaagacttaggagacgcagCAATCAACGGAATCAACTTTATGTCAGATATGCAGAAGGTAATGCTATCAATTCTTATTGTTCCT GGCCTCATCCCTGCTATGCGTGAAGTAAACCCAGGAGCTCATCATAGATACTGTGCTATGCACATATGGCAGAACTTCAGAAAACAGTGGGGTGATACAGAGTTGAAGCTGGCAATGTGGAGGTGTGCCAAGGCCACAACCACCCAAGAATTCAAAGCTGTTTTGGATCGGATCAGACGGGTTAATCCACATGCTTGGGAGTATCTGAACAGGATCCCTCCAAGTCAATGGAGTAGGTCTGGATTTAGCGAATACCCAAAGTCGGACAATTATACAAACAACAATTGTGAATCCTTCAATTCTAGAATCAAGAAGATGAGAGGGAAGCCTATTATAACTATGCTGGAAGAAATAAGGGTTTACATGATGAGCATAATTGCTAGAAATAAGAAGGCATTGGTGGGATATAACGGAGTCATTGCTCCGGTGCAGCAGAGTAggctggaaaaagaaaaaagggagaGCAATAAGTGGCGGCCGTTCCCCACTGGTGATGATCCTGGAAATGTGTATGAGGTTCAGTGCTTGCCACATAAGGTTATGGTGGACATAGGAAAGAGGACTTGCAGTTGCAGATTCTGGCAACTGACTGGCTTGCCATGCAGGCATGCATGTGCTGCCCTTGCATACCAGAATAGGCGACCAGAGGAGCATGCACACAACTGGCTTTCCATGGGGGCATATAACAGCACCTACCAGTTCGTCATCCAACCTGTCCCAAGTCAAGAATACTGGGAGCATGTTGATCTACCCCCTGTACTGCCACCAGTATACAAGAAGCAGATTGGGAGGCCAAAGTCGAAGAGAGACAAAAAGAATGACGCCCCAAAGACACCCACCCCAGATCCACATAGGGCCCCCAGAAAGTATGGCCCCATCACCTGCAAGTACTGCCTAAAG ACTGGACATAACAGTCGCAGCTGCCCCAAGAAAAAAGAGGCAATGGCTGGGAGTGCTGGGGGACAAACTTCAAGTCAACAGCCAGCCGCTGAGGATGACGAAGAGGAGGCGGCAAGACTGGAGGAAATGTTCTGGGAGGAAACTCTTGAAGCTGTTGAAGCAGCTGAAGCAGCAGCAACTCAGCCCCCGCCT GAGACTACCCCAGTTAGGCCACCCATTGCAAAAAGGCCACCAAAGAAGAGGAAGAATGTGAGGAGACCGCCACCAACTACCCAGCAACCACGACCTCCTCCACCTATTGTCAGCCCAACAAGACCAACTACTACTAGTCCACCACCCCCAGCCTCTGATGTGCCACCCACCGTGACACCTCAAACTATGCAAGCTGCCTCCCAGGGAATTACATCAAGGTTCATGGAGTTCATGCCAACTCCCACAGTTCGAGTATCAACCTCAAGGAGGTGGCCGCAGCCAGCCTTCCGTCCACCAGCCAAAAGGGGGTCAACAACTGCACACTTGAAGGAGGGGTCGAGCGGAAGCAGCAACTCCACTCCAATTCCGTGA